The following are encoded together in the Lathyrus oleraceus cultivar Zhongwan6 chromosome 3, CAAS_Psat_ZW6_1.0, whole genome shotgun sequence genome:
- the LOC127126729 gene encoding uncharacterized protein LOC127126729 has translation MGGSKASSTSEVGNGLPRCGCNETMKLLVSKSIENPGRKFWKCRNNMNGCGLFLWDDLVSEFAVKETNPSGCRQCEVNKAYLIEFAKEIVEEIDCRVGKLNKLEKLKKKIAMEKRKNLWLMFVIGLSWMLIATMVKLV, from the exons ATGGGTGGCAGCAAGGCATCTTCCACGAGTGAAGTTGGAAACGGCTTACCAAGATGTGGATGCAATGAAACCATGAAGTTGTTGGTCTCCAAGTCAATTGAAAACCCCGGTCGCAAATTTTGGAAATGCAGGAATAATATG AATGGGTGCGGTTTATTTTTGTGGGATGATTTGGTCAGTGAGTTTGCAGTGAAAGAAACCAATCCGTCCGGATGCCGCCAATGTGAAGTCAACAAGGcttatttgattgaatttgcTAAAGAGATTGTTGAGGAGATAGATTGCAGAGTCGGAAAGCTTAACAAGTTAGAAAAACTGAAGAAAAAGATTGCAATGGAAAAGAGGAAAAATTTATGGTTAATGTTTGTAATTGGTCTGTCATGGATGTTGATAGCAACTATGGTTAAGTTAGTCTAA